In Paenibacillus sp. G2S3, a single window of DNA contains:
- a CDS encoding NAD(P)/FAD-dependent oxidoreductase, which yields MYKDQTSKHHELFIIGGGAAGLMAAVTARDQGIDTAIIESNDRLGKKIITTGNGRCNITNQSTATGTDEAAALSRKYHSNQEGFPIHVLRQFGVRQTIEFFSSLGLPFVSLENGRMYPMSLQAASVPGVFKLALEDRNVPVYYKHKVLDVTVSEGHPRFAITCQTETEEQVVYTSDYLFLCAGGLTAPKTGTDGSGYTLVQRLGHTLINPVPGIVQLKLDYPYLKELSGIKFEGEGHVIVNNEVIRTESGEILFTDYGISGPPILQLSRKAAYNLGIGESVTLSVDLMPERTEEELIDFLEIHWGIFGHRTVADSFVGIVSKKLIPVLLKEAGIDQQPHLLCMDLSWKTKKIFYRILKRWEFKVTDTNSFTNAQTTAGGIDTTELIEGTLESKLVPGLYLAGEVMDVDGDCGGYNLQWAWSSGYAAAMALAKRRVSAT from the coding sequence ATGTATAAGGATCAGACTTCTAAGCACCACGAGCTGTTCATTATCGGTGGGGGTGCTGCAGGTCTAATGGCTGCAGTTACAGCGAGGGATCAAGGTATTGATACAGCAATTATTGAAAGCAATGACCGGCTTGGGAAGAAAATAATAACGACGGGTAACGGGCGTTGCAACATTACGAACCAATCCACCGCCACTGGTACGGATGAAGCGGCCGCTTTATCACGCAAGTATCACAGTAATCAGGAAGGATTCCCAATACATGTATTGCGGCAATTCGGTGTCCGCCAAACGATCGAATTTTTCTCCTCGCTCGGGCTTCCTTTTGTAAGCTTGGAGAATGGCCGGATGTATCCGATGTCGCTGCAGGCGGCTTCGGTGCCGGGTGTATTTAAGCTGGCGCTGGAGGATCGGAATGTTCCCGTATATTATAAACATAAAGTGTTGGATGTTACCGTTTCGGAGGGACATCCGCGGTTCGCGATAACCTGCCAGACGGAGACAGAGGAACAGGTTGTGTATACCAGCGACTATCTTTTTCTATGTGCAGGCGGCCTTACCGCTCCCAAAACGGGAACGGACGGCTCCGGTTATACGCTTGTCCAACGTCTGGGGCACACCCTGATCAACCCGGTGCCAGGCATTGTACAATTGAAGCTGGATTATCCGTATTTGAAGGAACTATCGGGCATCAAATTTGAGGGAGAGGGCCATGTTATCGTAAACAATGAAGTCATCCGCACTGAGTCTGGTGAGATTCTTTTTACGGACTATGGTATCTCGGGCCCGCCCATACTTCAGCTCAGCAGAAAGGCTGCGTATAATCTCGGAATAGGAGAATCGGTGACATTGTCGGTTGATTTAATGCCGGAGCGCACGGAGGAAGAGTTAATTGATTTTCTGGAGATCCACTGGGGGATCTTCGGACACCGGACGGTTGCCGATTCTTTTGTGGGCATCGTCAGCAAGAAACTGATTCCAGTTCTGCTGAAGGAGGCTGGAATTGATCAACAGCCGCACTTGCTTTGTATGGATTTATCATGGAAAACCAAGAAAATATTTTATCGAATCTTGAAACGTTGGGAATTTAAAGTGACCGATACCAACAGCTTCACGAATGCACAAACAACAGCCGGTGGCATCGATACGACGGAGCTAATCGAAGGAACGTTAGAATCTAAGTTAGTCCCTGGGCTGTATTTGGCAGGTGAAGTGATGGATGTCGATGGAGATTGCGGCGGCTATAACCTGCAATGGGCCTGGAGCTCCGGCTATGCTGCCGCGATGGCGCTTGCTAAACGACGTGTTAGCGCCACGTAA
- a CDS encoding zinc-binding dehydrogenase yields the protein MKAIVHAGMNGLKSLTYEDVVEKEPGFGEVKVRLKTAGLNHRDLFLMADRINKDAPLIMGSDGAGIIEAVGEGVTSLTVGTDVIINPCIGWEITHDVPNVPAIVGGPSNGTFAESIIIPAQNAISKPAYLSWEEAGVLPLSALTAYRALFTRGRLQQGEHILIPGIGGGVATYAMLMASAAGARVSVTSRSESKRQLALAHGADHAFDSHSNWKESMKGETMDLILDSIGPATFQQYFDIIKPNGRIVTFGASSGDRIEIAARSIFYPQISIIGTSMGSSEEFIAMLEFMEFHSIRPIIDSVYPLQDTIQAFQRMQQGQQSGNIGIRIN from the coding sequence ATGAAAGCAATCGTACATGCTGGGATGAACGGCTTGAAGAGCTTGACATATGAAGACGTTGTTGAAAAAGAGCCAGGCTTCGGCGAAGTAAAAGTAAGGCTGAAAACCGCAGGGTTAAATCATCGAGACTTATTTCTCATGGCAGATCGAATAAATAAGGATGCTCCCCTGATTATGGGTTCCGATGGCGCGGGTATAATTGAAGCGGTAGGTGAAGGCGTAACATCCCTTACTGTAGGTACCGATGTAATTATTAATCCGTGTATCGGATGGGAAATCACCCATGATGTCCCGAACGTTCCGGCCATAGTGGGCGGCCCTTCAAATGGTACATTTGCCGAGTCTATCATCATCCCTGCGCAAAATGCCATCAGCAAGCCAGCTTATTTATCTTGGGAAGAAGCGGGCGTGTTGCCCTTGTCTGCTTTGACAGCCTATCGGGCTTTGTTTACGAGAGGTCGCTTACAGCAAGGCGAACATATCCTTATTCCAGGTATTGGTGGCGGTGTGGCAACTTATGCCATGCTTATGGCTTCAGCAGCGGGTGCACGAGTCAGTGTCACATCACGAAGTGAATCAAAAAGGCAACTTGCTCTTGCACATGGGGCAGATCATGCCTTTGACAGTCATAGTAATTGGAAGGAAAGTATGAAAGGAGAAACAATGGATCTCATCTTGGACAGTATCGGGCCAGCTACGTTCCAACAGTACTTTGATATCATTAAGCCAAATGGCCGGATTGTTACGTTTGGAGCAAGCTCAGGAGATCGAATAGAAATAGCTGCACGATCCATATTTTACCCCCAAATCAGTATCATCGGCACCTCAATGGGAAGCAGTGAAGAGTTTATTGCGATGCTTGAATTTATGGAATTTCACTCGATACGCCCTATCATTGACAGTGTGTATCCCTTACAAGACACCATTCAAGCCTTTCAGCGAATGCAACAAGGGCAGCAGTCTGGCAATATTGGAATAAGAATTAATTGA
- a CDS encoding LysR family transcriptional regulator, giving the protein MESGDLRIFQAVAREGSITKAAQMLNYVQSNVTTRIQYLEAQLKTPLFRRSNRGMILTPAGENLLGYADKILTLMDEAVKTTQYSDHPAGPLRIGSIEATAVIHLTPLLAEYQSRYPDVNVSLTTGVTHALLQKVLDYELDGAFVYGPIDNPDIEHIAAFEEELVLISEPGKSEMYELLMKPMLFFDVGCTHRAKAESFLRGTGLTNYQIMEFGTLAVILDGVSSGLGVSMLPQSSIAKAEERGIIASHRLPEEYRDLQVWFVHRHDSIYSSALTRLIQLVETK; this is encoded by the coding sequence ATGGAAAGTGGAGATTTAAGAATATTTCAAGCTGTAGCTCGAGAGGGGAGCATAACCAAGGCTGCGCAAATGTTGAACTATGTACAGTCTAATGTGACGACTCGAATTCAGTATCTTGAGGCTCAGTTGAAAACCCCCCTTTTTCGGAGATCCAATCGAGGAATGATATTAACTCCGGCTGGCGAGAATTTACTGGGATATGCGGATAAAATACTGACTCTGATGGACGAAGCTGTGAAAACTACACAATACTCGGACCATCCTGCAGGGCCTCTTCGGATAGGTTCCATTGAAGCGACTGCAGTCATTCATCTGACTCCTCTATTGGCCGAGTATCAATCACGATATCCGGATGTTAATGTATCGCTCACTACGGGTGTGACACATGCGCTCTTACAAAAGGTGTTGGATTACGAGCTAGATGGAGCGTTTGTCTATGGTCCTATTGATAATCCAGATATAGAACATATCGCGGCTTTTGAAGAGGAGCTGGTGTTGATCTCTGAGCCGGGAAAAAGCGAAATGTATGAGTTACTCATGAAGCCGATGTTGTTCTTTGACGTTGGCTGTACGCACCGGGCAAAAGCAGAAAGCTTTCTGAGAGGCACTGGCCTGACCAATTATCAGATTATGGAGTTTGGCACATTAGCAGTTATTCTAGATGGGGTTTCTTCTGGACTTGGTGTGTCTATGCTGCCACAATCATCGATTGCCAAGGCGGAAGAAAGGGGCATCATCGCTTCCCACCGCTTGCCTGAAGAGTACCGAGATTTGCAGGTATGGTTTGTGCATAGACATGACTCGATATACTCAAGCGCGTTGACAAGGTTAATCCAATTAGTTGAAACAAAGTAA
- a CDS encoding mechanosensitive ion channel domain-containing protein: MNFIKDQLAGYGVSEQMTGYLSNIIMVLFIALLSILANFLVKKIVLKTIIHIINNNRYTWDNIILEKKVFHKLSHLAPAFIIYYSASIFPLYQAFIEKLALTYMIIVTITVFNALLNAIDAIYRSFEISKIRPIKGYIQVAKIILFIIGAIVVISNLIGQNPLIILSGLGALSAVFMLIFKDSILGLVAGVQLSSNDMVHVGDWIEMPKYNADGDVIDITLNTVKVMNFDKTITMIPSYALISDSFKNWRGMQVSGGRRIKRSVHIDTSSICFCTKEMLEEFQKIHYLTDFIKTRLNEINVYNIEHQINTESKVNGRHLTNVGVFREYIHEYLRNHPKIHKDMTLIVRQLAPEDNGLPLEIYAFSNDINWVVYESVQADIFDHIFSVMPTFGLRAFQNPTGHDIVHLKERAQFSREY; encoded by the coding sequence ATGAATTTTATAAAAGATCAACTAGCAGGATACGGTGTAAGCGAACAAATGACAGGTTATCTTTCGAATATTATCATGGTCTTATTTATAGCACTACTCTCTATATTGGCCAATTTTTTAGTCAAAAAAATCGTGTTGAAGACAATTATTCATATCATCAATAACAATCGTTATACGTGGGATAATATCATTTTGGAGAAAAAAGTATTCCATAAGCTGTCGCATCTCGCACCAGCCTTCATCATCTATTACTCTGCGTCTATCTTTCCGCTATATCAGGCTTTTATTGAAAAATTGGCCTTAACTTATATGATTATCGTAACTATCACGGTGTTTAATGCACTACTTAACGCCATCGATGCTATTTATCGCTCGTTTGAGATCTCCAAGATTAGACCGATCAAGGGGTACATTCAGGTAGCAAAGATTATTCTATTTATCATTGGTGCTATTGTGGTGATCTCTAACCTCATTGGTCAGAATCCTCTGATTATTCTTAGTGGGTTAGGTGCCTTATCCGCTGTTTTTATGCTAATTTTCAAAGACTCTATATTGGGATTGGTGGCAGGTGTTCAATTATCATCGAATGATATGGTGCATGTAGGTGACTGGATCGAAATGCCTAAATATAATGCGGATGGTGATGTAATTGACATTACATTAAATACGGTAAAGGTTATGAATTTCGATAAAACAATTACCATGATTCCTAGCTACGCCCTCATTTCAGACTCGTTCAAAAATTGGAGGGGCATGCAAGTATCTGGCGGCAGAAGGATTAAACGAAGCGTCCATATCGATACAAGCAGCATATGCTTTTGTACAAAAGAAATGCTGGAGGAATTCCAGAAGATTCACTACCTTACCGATTTTATAAAGACAAGATTAAATGAAATTAACGTCTATAATATTGAACATCAAATCAATACCGAGAGTAAAGTAAACGGAAGACATCTTACGAATGTGGGTGTATTCAGAGAATATATCCATGAATATCTGAGGAATCATCCTAAAATTCATAAGGATATGACGCTGATTGTCAGACAGTTAGCACCAGAGGATAATGGACTGCCCTTAGAAATCTACGCGTTTAGCAATGATATTAACTGGGTGGTGTATGAATCGGTTCAGGCGGATATCTTTGATCACATTTTTTCGGTCATGCCGACATTTGGACTTCGTGCTTTTCAAAATCCAACTGGCCATGATATCGTCCATCTAAAAGAGCGTGCGCAATTTTCGCGAGAATATTGA
- a CDS encoding carbohydrate-binding domain-containing protein yields the protein MLKRTMSLMLVLILAMTSVVGVASASTTTKETVINLSDTAVTVDGQKASTSSSAAVYTGASIVYYEDGHDSSYGEGTDSDAHSVEEAAKHTVVTITKPGVYRVSGKLSKGQLAIDLGEDAASDPTAVVTLILDGADITSTVAPAVIFYNVYEPYTNTEDTKGIVELSQAGAQVILADGSVNTINGSYVARIYKEGTTKKLHKYDGAFYSKMSMNISGEAKGTGELHITAANEGLDSELHLALNGGKIYIEAQDDGINTNEDGISVTSINGGYLHVNAGLGAEGDGIDSNGYLTINGGTIVTMANDRSPDGGIDADKDITINGGTVLALGTRNDATSSTSKQPFMELSFATTQAKGSIISLKDLAGNELLSHTSEKNFQSVTFSSADLKLNTEYQLYINGVQQQYTGNSFGMMGGGFGGNRPTGDNGQGTPPTGERPTTGEKPEGGFNPNGQNTTDTTVSGEGSTAFKITEAIHSFSGISEAINNSGKTKVTFTVNEGAGIQSVASGKSVVLNGVTASADVPESDIQLTVTDVPSENYSETYLLSELKDDFSKIMPEEDGQYRLTIAVASSNETYTGVSQWQFAIGMLPFTDVKSNDASYNAIKTLYEKGIMIGTSSNQFSPNSPVTRATAITTLGRLLNIEQAQSNAFNDVVKNSWYSGYVGWAVENGLVIGDGKGNFMPNANLTAEQMKAVISRYVELNGLKIAVDELFPNTLTGTMTRADLASLLSKLL from the coding sequence ATGCTGAAGCGTACAATGTCTCTTATGCTTGTCTTAATCCTGGCAATGACTAGTGTAGTGGGGGTTGCTTCTGCTAGTACAACCACCAAGGAAACGGTTATTAATCTTTCGGATACAGCAGTAACCGTTGATGGACAGAAGGCGTCAACGAGTTCATCTGCTGCTGTGTATACGGGTGCTAGTATTGTGTATTATGAGGACGGACATGACAGTAGCTATGGAGAAGGTACAGACTCAGATGCGCACAGTGTGGAGGAAGCAGCTAAGCATACAGTTGTGACTATTACCAAGCCTGGCGTTTATCGTGTATCGGGCAAGCTATCGAAAGGACAGCTTGCAATTGATCTTGGAGAGGATGCGGCTTCTGACCCTACAGCAGTCGTGACACTTATTCTAGATGGAGCAGATATTACGAGTACAGTTGCTCCGGCAGTTATTTTCTACAATGTGTATGAACCATACACCAATACAGAGGACACAAAAGGAATTGTCGAGCTTAGCCAGGCAGGCGCACAGGTTATATTAGCAGATGGCTCTGTCAACACTATAAACGGCTCTTATGTGGCACGAATTTATAAAGAGGGTACAACGAAAAAACTGCATAAATATGATGGAGCCTTCTATTCTAAAATGTCCATGAACATTTCTGGAGAAGCTAAAGGAACAGGAGAGCTACATATTACTGCTGCAAACGAAGGGCTCGATTCTGAGCTGCATTTGGCTCTCAATGGCGGAAAGATTTATATTGAAGCCCAGGATGATGGAATCAATACGAATGAGGATGGAATATCGGTTACTAGTATCAATGGTGGATATCTACACGTGAATGCAGGTCTTGGAGCAGAAGGTGATGGGATTGACTCCAATGGCTACTTAACGATTAACGGAGGAACTATTGTTACTATGGCTAACGACCGTAGTCCTGACGGCGGTATCGATGCAGATAAGGATATTACCATTAATGGAGGTACAGTGCTTGCACTAGGAACGCGTAATGATGCGACTTCTTCTACATCCAAACAGCCGTTTATGGAGCTTTCTTTTGCTACGACACAAGCGAAGGGAAGTATAATTTCATTAAAAGACTTGGCAGGAAATGAATTGCTAAGTCATACTTCAGAAAAAAACTTTCAAAGCGTAACCTTCTCATCTGCTGACCTCAAGCTCAATACTGAATATCAGCTTTACATTAATGGAGTACAGCAGCAATATACAGGAAACTCATTTGGCATGATGGGTGGCGGCTTTGGTGGCAATCGCCCTACCGGTGATAACGGTCAAGGTACTCCTCCAACAGGAGAGCGTCCTACGACTGGTGAAAAACCAGAAGGTGGTTTTAATCCAAATGGACAAAACACAACAGACACAACAGTAAGCGGTGAAGGTTCTACGGCATTCAAAATAACGGAAGCTATTCATAGCTTTTCAGGTATTTCCGAGGCAATAAATAATAGTGGCAAAACAAAAGTTACCTTTACTGTCAACGAAGGTGCTGGCATTCAAAGTGTAGCTTCTGGGAAAAGTGTTGTATTGAACGGAGTTACAGCAAGTGCAGATGTTCCTGAGAGTGATATTCAGCTAACAGTAACGGACGTACCTTCAGAGAACTATTCCGAAACGTATCTTTTATCTGAGCTGAAAGATGATTTTTCCAAAATCATGCCTGAGGAGGATGGGCAATACCGTCTTACTATTGCGGTAGCATCCTCTAATGAAACCTACACTGGGGTATCACAATGGCAATTTGCAATTGGTATGCTGCCCTTCACGGATGTGAAGTCAAACGACGCTTCTTATAATGCCATTAAGACTTTATATGAAAAGGGAATTATGATTGGAACGAGCTCGAATCAATTTTCACCAAATTCACCAGTAACACGTGCAACTGCGATTACAACTCTGGGCAGACTTCTTAATATAGAGCAAGCTCAATCTAATGCCTTCAATGATGTTGTGAAAAATAGCTGGTATAGTGGATATGTTGGTTGGGCAGTGGAAAATGGACTTGTTATTGGCGATGGAAAAGGTAATTTCATGCCAAACGCTAATCTGACTGCTGAGCAGATGAAAGCTGTTATATCGAGATATGTAGAACTGAATGGATTAAAAATTGCGGTAGACGAGCTTTTTCCAAATACTCTTACGGGTACAATGACTCGCGCAGATCTTGCGTCTCTATTAAGCAAGCTACTATAG
- a CDS encoding pectate lyase, with amino-acid sequence MKKSIAKVISIGVLFSLALSLIAGGWTNTVVHAAGLSITGSGGWNEAAYVEWSPVSNATGYNVYVKQASASDSGYQQINNELIRKYSSYWRADAVGLAAGSYVMKVEATLSGGGMASAVSNTLSVTSYDRSGFSFSASSPYGTGSGAYNENGTLKNGAQVLYITSQNANTVTLDVKINSSGALQTGVGLGSILALRQKGYDTTPLAIRIIGKVTAADLSGQLNGSGYLEVKGKNNYSEMNITIEGIGKDAYAYGWGLLLRYVGNLEVRNLGVMLFPDDGISMDTGNANVWVHNNDIFYGSAGSDTDQAKGDGSTDLKKGSTYITISYNHYFDSGKAALVGLSESAEFFVTFHHNWFDHSDSRHPRIRVASVHVYNNFYDGVSKYGVGVTTGASAFVESNVFRNTKDPMLSSLQGTDALGEGTFSGENGGMIKAYNNLIVDASSLIYANSNTGTAPANATSFDAYLASSRNETVPTSYKALKGGTAYNNFDTNVQTGVNVSNIDNVSNVEQVVTAKAGRLNGGDFTWEFNDSVDDASYALNTVLMSAIRSYTTGLVSVGGNLNPTSPTPTPSATPVPTATPSPTITPTPVPTAGATVHNFTTDGTTSSFFNIQGNLSTSKGTVTYQGLTLTQCLKIESATSIQFTAAKASNLTLVFNTEGTKIKVDGTSYPITNGIATVSFAAGAHTITKDSTANLYYMKLE; translated from the coding sequence ATGAAAAAAAGTATTGCCAAGGTAATCAGTATTGGTGTGTTGTTTTCTCTTGCACTTTCTTTGATAGCAGGTGGATGGACAAATACAGTAGTACATGCTGCTGGTCTTTCGATAACAGGCAGTGGAGGCTGGAATGAAGCGGCATATGTGGAATGGTCACCTGTAAGTAATGCGACAGGATATAACGTATATGTTAAACAGGCAAGCGCATCAGATTCGGGATATCAACAGATTAATAATGAATTGATCCGCAAATATTCTTCCTATTGGAGAGCGGATGCTGTAGGGCTTGCAGCTGGAAGTTATGTAATGAAGGTTGAAGCTACCCTGTCAGGGGGAGGAATGGCAAGTGCGGTATCAAATACGCTATCCGTAACGTCGTATGATCGATCAGGATTTTCTTTTTCAGCAAGCTCGCCATATGGTACAGGTTCAGGTGCTTATAATGAGAATGGAACCCTCAAGAATGGTGCTCAAGTGCTGTATATAACATCTCAGAATGCGAATACCGTAACACTTGATGTGAAAATCAACAGCTCAGGCGCTCTACAAACAGGCGTTGGTCTGGGTAGCATCTTGGCTCTGAGACAAAAGGGTTATGATACAACCCCACTTGCCATCCGAATTATCGGTAAAGTTACAGCTGCTGATCTGAGTGGACAGCTTAACGGCAGTGGATATCTTGAAGTTAAAGGTAAAAACAATTATTCGGAAATGAATATTACAATCGAAGGTATCGGAAAAGATGCTTATGCATACGGTTGGGGATTGCTTCTTAGATATGTTGGTAATTTGGAAGTAAGAAATCTGGGTGTCATGTTATTTCCTGACGATGGTATTTCAATGGATACAGGCAATGCGAATGTATGGGTGCATAATAATGATATCTTCTATGGATCTGCAGGGAGCGATACGGACCAAGCCAAAGGCGACGGATCTACGGATCTCAAAAAAGGATCAACGTATATTACCATCTCGTACAACCACTACTTTGATTCCGGAAAAGCTGCTCTAGTCGGACTTAGTGAGTCTGCAGAATTCTTTGTTACCTTCCACCATAACTGGTTCGATCATTCGGACTCCCGTCATCCGCGGATCAGAGTGGCTTCTGTTCATGTCTATAATAACTTCTATGATGGAGTCTCGAAATATGGTGTCGGCGTTACAACCGGAGCTTCGGCCTTTGTGGAATCCAATGTTTTTAGAAATACTAAAGACCCAATGCTTAGTTCCTTACAGGGTACAGATGCTTTAGGTGAGGGTACGTTCTCGGGTGAAAATGGAGGTATGATTAAAGCTTATAACAATCTAATTGTTGATGCTTCAAGTCTTATCTATGCTAACTCCAATACAGGGACGGCCCCTGCTAATGCAACCTCATTTGATGCCTACTTAGCCTCGTCGAGAAATGAAACCGTCCCAACCTCATACAAAGCATTAAAGGGCGGAACAGCCTACAATAACTTCGATACAAACGTCCAAACCGGAGTGAACGTATCGAATATTGACAACGTAAGCAATGTAGAACAGGTTGTTACGGCAAAAGCCGGACGTCTAAATGGCGGAGACTTCACATGGGAATTTAATGATTCAGTGGATGACGCATCGTATGCGCTGAATACTGTACTGATGTCTGCAATCAGAAGCTACACAACGGGGCTCGTCTCTGTAGGGGGCAATTTAAACCCAACGAGCCCTACGCCGACTCCATCAGCAACACCTGTGCCAACAGCGACTCCATCTCCAACAATAACACCAACACCTGTACCGACAGCGGGAGCAACCGTTCATAACTTTACCACTGATGGAACAACGAGCAGCTTCTTCAATATCCAAGGAAATCTCTCAACAAGCAAGGGAACTGTGACATATCAGGGGTTAACCCTAACTCAATGTCTAAAAATCGAGAGTGCAACCAGTATTCAGTTCACAGCTGCCAAAGCTTCAAACCTAACCCTAGTGTTCAATACAGAAGGAACTAAAATCAAAGTGGATGGAACAAGTTATCCTATAACGAATGGCATTGCCACTGTCTCCTTTGCGGCGGGCGCACATACCATTACGAAGGATAGTACGGCAAATCTGTATTATATGAAGTTGGAATAG
- a CDS encoding collagen-like protein, whose translation MSFLPPPSPSGFPGFPGLPGQPGQPGQPGQPGLTAPSSPPPELIPQQSAVSPLAVDPGAIAGCLFRNTYVWLVNRNQFWFYPVFVGRTSVAGFQWNGRFWVYTGLSLQSIQSFTCF comes from the coding sequence ATGTCATTTTTACCACCGCCAAGCCCCTCAGGATTCCCAGGCTTCCCAGGATTGCCAGGGCAACCCGGGCAACCAGGACAACCAGGGCAACCGGGACTCACGGCACCCAGTTCACCTCCCCCGGAACTCATCCCTCAGCAATCTGCAGTCTCGCCCCTTGCTGTCGACCCGGGAGCAATTGCTGGCTGTTTGTTTCGTAATACGTACGTTTGGCTCGTAAATAGAAATCAATTCTGGTTTTACCCGGTTTTCGTAGGGCGCACCTCAGTTGCAGGATTTCAGTGGAACGGAAGATTTTGGGTGTATACAGGATTGAGCTTGCAGTCCATCCAATCCTTTACATGCTTCTAA
- a CDS encoding DMT family transporter, with protein MLKAYGWLTFCVVVWGSNFVFGKILVEDFSPGLLTSLRLLFIVLCLVGITAYKKNFKLVSKSDVLLILFLGIIGVFINQWSFFKGLQTADPTTSAIILAMTPILTGLLAAIFLKERLTIRMLMGSTLAIIGIYFVVVKGGSSSLQFDKGLLWIVVTMITFAIMIIMTRVLSQRIDPLTITVYSNLVGLIVSIPFAFMLDTPLRMSSNITDWTLLIGTAVVVHGIATLIWNNNIRHVDASKASVLSNLEPFVAMIMGLILLHKPITGVEILGSLFILAGVMLSTYQRKIRYKQTLG; from the coding sequence ATGTTAAAAGCTTATGGTTGGCTCACTTTTTGTGTAGTCGTATGGGGTAGCAATTTTGTGTTTGGAAAGATCTTAGTTGAGGACTTTTCCCCTGGTCTATTAACTTCACTGAGACTTTTATTTATAGTGTTATGTCTAGTTGGAATAACGGCTTACAAAAAGAATTTTAAGCTGGTGAGTAAATCGGATGTATTACTAATTTTATTTCTAGGTATTATTGGTGTGTTTATTAATCAATGGTCCTTTTTTAAAGGGCTGCAAACAGCTGATCCAACAACATCTGCAATCATTTTAGCTATGACTCCTATTTTAACGGGTTTGTTAGCGGCAATTTTTTTAAAGGAAAGATTAACGATCCGTATGTTGATGGGATCCACTCTAGCGATCATAGGCATTTATTTTGTCGTTGTAAAAGGTGGATCGTCCTCTTTGCAATTTGATAAAGGACTACTGTGGATTGTTGTAACGATGATAACCTTCGCAATTATGATTATTATGACTAGGGTACTCTCGCAAAGAATAGATCCGCTCACGATTACTGTATATTCGAATCTGGTGGGCTTAATTGTATCGATCCCGTTTGCCTTTATGCTAGATACACCTTTACGAATGAGCTCGAATATTACGGATTGGACTCTTCTGATCGGAACCGCCGTTGTTGTACACGGCATAGCCACACTGATTTGGAATAACAACATTCGACATGTTGATGCTTCAAAAGCATCTGTATTATCTAATTTAGAGCCTTTTGTAGCTATGATCATGGGATTGATATTACTGCACAAACCCATTACAGGTGTAGAAATATTAGGGTCGCTGTTCATTCTAGCAGGAGTTATGCTATCTACGTATCAACGAAAAATACGATATAAGCAAACACTGGGCTGA
- a CDS encoding 2OG-Fe(II) oxygenase, whose amino-acid sequence MIGNTTGKERTIFDHIGNTIKTEDREIRILAKYEEPLVVLLGNVLSDEECNELIEYSRERLQRSRIGEDHAVNSIRTSSGVFCEENETVTRIEKRFSQIMNIPIEHGDGLQVLQYIPGQEYLPHHDFFTQTSRASSNNRISTLVMYLNDVEEGGETAFPMLNLTVSPNKGMAVYFEYFYDNHELNDSTLHAGTPVIKGEKWVATMWMRRQVLRSS is encoded by the coding sequence ATGATAGGGAATACGACAGGGAAAGAACGGACGATATTTGATCATATCGGAAATACGATCAAGACGGAAGATCGAGAGATTCGAATTCTTGCCAAGTATGAGGAACCGCTGGTTGTCTTGCTAGGAAATGTGCTTAGCGATGAGGAATGCAATGAGCTAATTGAATATTCTAGGGAACGTTTGCAACGTTCAAGGATAGGCGAAGACCATGCGGTTAATTCAATTAGAACGAGCAGTGGTGTGTTCTGTGAGGAGAATGAGACGGTTACAAGAATTGAGAAACGATTCTCTCAAATTATGAATATTCCTATCGAGCATGGTGATGGCCTGCAAGTTCTGCAGTATATCCCTGGCCAAGAGTATCTACCCCATCATGATTTCTTCACACAAACGAGTCGAGCAAGTAGCAATAATCGAATTAGTACACTTGTGATGTATTTGAATGATGTGGAGGAAGGTGGAGAAACAGCTTTCCCTATGCTTAATTTAACAGTGAGTCCTAACAAAGGTATGGCGGTCTACTTTGAATATTTTTACGATAATCATGAATTAAACGATTCCACCTTGCATGCAGGTACACCAGTGATCAAAGGCGAAAAGTGGGTTGCAACGATGTGGATGAGAAGACAAGTCCTTCGCTCATCATAG